A stretch of Argiope bruennichi chromosome 10, qqArgBrue1.1, whole genome shotgun sequence DNA encodes these proteins:
- the LOC129988228 gene encoding gastrula zinc finger protein XlCGF8.2DB-like translates to MDSSIAANEAEFVDDSCAKASDNGINVQAEETSVCLRLFICNICDKVFSRRAKFNLHSRIHKKVNRYSCEICKKGFCDRSHFNQHYQTHTNEKPYSCELCGKQFSQKGHLNCHSQLHKSEKPFSCDICGKRFSLKRYVDSHYRIHTKEKPFACDICSQQFSHKSDLNRHLRIHTKERPFACDICSKQFSHKFALNRHLRIHTKERPFACDICDKQFSDKSDLNRHLRIHTKETPFACDICNKQFSDKSDLNRHLRMNTKEGPFACEICSKQFPHESDLNRHLRIRTKERSFACDICSKQYFYKSNLTRHKLSHSREKTLF, encoded by the coding sequence ATGGACTCTTCTATAGCAGCAAATGAAGCAGAATTTGTTGATGATTCCTGTGCTAAAGCATCTGATAATGGCATAAATGTCCAAGCTGAAGAAACATCCGTTTGCTTGAGGCTTTTCATATGTAATATATGTGATAAAGTATTTTCTCGGAGAGCTAAATTCAATCTACATTCTCGAATTCATAAGAAAGTGAATCGCTATTCTTGCGAAATATGCAAAAAAGGATTTTGTGACAGAAGCCACTTTAATCAGCATTATCAAACTCATACGAATGAAAAACCTTATTCTTGTGAATTATGTGGAAAACAGTTTTCTCAAAAAGGTCATTTAAATTGCCATTCTCAACTTCATAAAAGTGAAAAACCCTTTTCTTGTGACATATGTGGTAAAAGATTTTCTCTGAAACGTTATGTGGATAGTCATTATCGCATTCACACGAAGGAAAAGCCTTTCGCTTGTGATATCTGCAGTCAACAATTTTCTCATAAATCCGATTTAAATAGACATCTACGTATTCACACGAAGGAAAGGCCTTTTGCTTGCGATATCTGCAGTAAACAATTTTCgcataaatttgctttaaatagaCATCTACGTATTCACACGAAGGAACGACCTTTCGCTTGTGATATCTGCGATAAACAATTTTCTgataaatctgatttaaatagACATTTACGTATTCACACGAAGGAAACGCCTTTCGCTTGTGATATCTGCAATAAACAATTTTCTGATAAATCTGATTTGAATAGACATCTGCGTATGAACACGAAGGAAGGGCCTTTTGCCTGTGAAATCTGCAGTAAACAATTTCCTCATGAATCTGATTTAAATAGACATCTACGTATTCGCACAAAGGAAAGGTCTTTCGCTTGTGATATCTgcagtaaacaatatttttataaatctaatttaactAGACATAAACTTAGTCACTCGAGAGAAAAAACTTTATTCTAG